The DNA segment GAAGTATGGGCAAACTAAGGTGGTCTGAATTCCATCATAACCATGGGCCTAGGAATACCATAAAAAAATTGCTTATTTACATATTACCGTAAGgcaattaattaaataaatgtACCTACTTTAAGTTCGGTAAAGAGACTTTCATGATAGCCAATAGCTGCAAATTTAGTGCCTGAATAATCCGTACATTTATAGGTACCTAAGAGTCCTGCTACACTTGCTACAGTCACTATGTGGCCGTGATTATTTTTCATCATATCCTTCATGAATGCCTTAGTGATCTGTTGAATATCAATGTTTGCCTAAATAGCTTGAGTTCAGTTTTCATTTCCTTCACTTACCCAATAGTGAGAGAGAACATTCACTTTGTAAGTACGCTCGATTTCATGATCTGGTAGCTCCCAAAGCGTTTTCCCGCATACGTAGCCTGCGTTGTTTATTAACAACGTTACCTAAATATTAACTTTATATCATACCAATTATATTCAATTGTATACAAATTAAAACAATCGAATTCTACTTACAGATCCCACTTCGATTTGCACCGTCTTCGTCATTTTATAGACTTCTTCCCTGTTGGTGATGTCGCAGTAGTAACCCCAACATTTTCCTCCATCTCGTCTAATTTCTTGGACCGTATCCTCTAATCCTGTAAGTCAACAGAAACATGTTAATCCttaaataataatatacttCCTCAAATACTAACCCTGACAACACAACTTTGTTACAGTAAGAACAATGTGATGTTACTTGCGCCGCGTGACATTATTtcattagttttattgtaattttttgtatatttcccgttctagaggtaagagagagaaagatatataagaaagctatagaaAGGAGTGAGATGGATGATACCGACCCTGCCctcgaacccctggcgccatctctgtgaaaagtgctcaaactggtcggacACAAGTACCgatagcgaagtaaactactcaaaaactactagcgccatcctCCGGAGGAGCACTGAAACTGATCGAGCATTAGTTTCAGTATTCTTCgcggagatggcgctagtagttctcggTAGTTTACTTCTCTGTCGATActcatgtgcgaccagtttgagcacttttcacagagatggcaccAGAGGTTCTAGAGTAGAGCCACCATCATCTATCTCACTCTTCCTTatagcatctttctctctcttgcctctaaagcgggaaatatgaataaaactactgaaatatacatcctgacaacacaactttgtcaaAGCAAGAACACTGTGATGTCAGTTGCGCCGCTTGACATCACTTCCATAgccatctacgtccgcactcgTCGATGGTTGTGATGGCACACCGTAACAGTACGATCCCCGTGGCGTTACAGAATCTGGGGGCGTCACCGTGATACGCTGGTGCTTTTTAAGGTGTTATGTAATTTGCTGTGCTGTCTGGGAACATGTCACATCCGCATTAGGACTTACCGACTTTATTGATGTCCCAAATGACGACATGCGCTCCAAGCTTCGCCAGCTTAATTGCAATTAGCCGTCCAATTCCTCCTGCACCTCCTGTTATCAGTGCGATCTCTCCTTTTATAGATTTCGCACGATAACGTCGTGGAATAAGCGTCAGGATCACAGCCTCGCTTATGTAAATAAGTGCCATTCCAGTAAATAGAAGGAGATCGTATATGATTATGGCCCATTCTGGTAGCTCCATTTACACTTCTGAATCACAAGGTACAATATTTCGTTAGTTTGAAAGTAGCATAAGAAAATGAAACAAAACATATTAAACCACGTTTAATGATCATACAATTTTCTAATAGCGTTGGAAAAATATAACCACATTGAATATACGTTTAATGTTTTCCTGTTTATAACATTTAACTTGTTCTTTCGACATAAATTACATTTTACGCAATCTACTCAAATGTTGCACAGGCCTTGGTGGTGGTTCCCTTTTTCGATGAACTGACTGCACCTTCACTTGTAGCAAGCGCTACATACTTTGTACAAAACTGCACGAACTGGtatttctctcttttcttctattttcaattccatgagaaatagaaattaatTGCATGGTAAATTCCACTGGTAGATAGAAATTGTGTGTATTACGGTATTTCTGCGTCGGTAGTGGTATACACCGCTCATCGAGTTACCGATTTGCTGTTACGAGTGTTATTAAGTCCGGTCAATGCACTAaacgcgcgctcgcgcgcgcatatACTTCCTTACAGGAGACTAATCGAAGATGCATCGTGTATACAATTTATTCTACCATTGTCGCACAGTTCTGTTTGAATATTTATCGGATCGATTATTTGCGGTGAAGTATCGTTTCGGGCGAGACGCGAATATAGAAAGTGCTTTAAGTCACTGGGCTTCCTCcacttcctcctttttttcacCCATTTTCGTTTCTGGTGCCATTTCACAAAATTAAGATTCTGTTGAAATTTCACTCGACGAAAAAGAACGAGTTATTTTGGCTGCACAATCCTTCTTTGTGGCAACTGATTTGTAAACGTCGAACTAGATCGTTTTTGTGTTGCGGCGACCACAACCGTTTCTATTTGATAATATTAACCACTGATTCATTTAGTGAAAGCTAGCCATACATGTCATATATGGTAAGATGCAAATATCGGGAAATATTAGAAAAAAGCAGCAGACAATTTCAAGATTTTATAATCTTGTTTCAATTCAATGCAATATTCTGTGTTCAACAAGCAAGATCATAGTAATTTTATGATAATTATTGTAAATGAATTCTATGTTATACGAGACACAAGAAACATAACATTATATCGTTATACATACATTAATTATTATTGCAATAGTCACGCAGAAAAAGCTTCATTTCACACTTCTCTTGTTATCGACACTTGCCATCAACTTTCAATTATAGAAGTAAttatcatttatatttaccttgTTACATATTCATTCTTTATTTAAACTAATTTTACACTCTTTCACTATGTTGTAGGCCAATTGTTAAATTTCAAATAACACGTGAAACGAACTTTTGGAATGCTGGATGAAGCCGTTACCTCTATACTTCCTGAGGCTGTTCCTGTTAGGCGCGAGAAATAGTGGGAAGAAGCGTGGATTTGAAAAGCGGTCCTTTCCTCCTTTTCTGTACCTGTGTGCCAGTTGATAGACCAATGCCGACTGGCGTCGTATCTTCTGGTGCGCCCGAATTACAAGGCTCGCGTTGCTTAGTCGTTATACTCGAAGCTTTGCTTAGTAACGTAACCGGAAACCCTCTTGGAAGGTACTGGGACAGTTATACTGCACTCCCCTCCTCTGTAGTCTACGTCCCATATGGGTCACATCTTGATTCGTTCACTGATCGCTTGCTTATGCAAAAATTGTTTAATTCTTCTATTAATACATCTCTTAATTCTTTTAGCAGTTTCACGAATAGAATTTATATTTTTAGGGAAAGTATGAAAAGATAGATTCAGAATCAAAAGGTTGCAAAATGCGTGGGATAATAGTGGTATaatgaaataatgaaatataattCGATATAATGAAATAATGTTGAAGGTGTAGGTAATATTACCAGTAGAACGTATTTTATAAACGTCTACAAATTCCTAATATCCTAGAAAAGACTTATAACTGCGTTTTATGGTGAAAGTTTCCCGTTACCGCTCTCTTCCTGACTTCCCAATATTGTTCTATCATTTTACGTTGCAGGAGAATGCGTGACTATGCTTGACTCGATCACCTGTATATAGAGCATGAAAATACAAAGGACAAAAAAGGTTGCATAAATAGTGGTACTCTTTTTTGTGGAAGTCAATTAACCAGGACGTTCGTTTTTATTATTCCATACTGCAGGACCGATTTAATGGTATCATAGTGCTACCTCTCTCCCTTCTCTCTCATAGTGTACAATTTAAAATCCAGTATTTCTTGTCTAGAAAGTAAAAAGTTCAAGTAAAGTATTTCCACTTATCATAATTAATGTGATTTTCTAAATTCATTAACGTCGAAATTGCTGGCATGTATtttgcaattgatttctattaGTGCCTAACTTTTTCATCTATGCATAAACAACCAATTATCATCTTTTTCAATTTCAGTAATTAACCGAGCACCTTACATCTCCACATCGTAGTCGAAGTTGCAAGAGCACAATGTATTACGGGAAATTACGCGAAATCATTGATTTCCAACACATAAGGATCGCTGTGTTATTTTTTCGGTTAGAAAGTTACGAGATCCAAGTGAATTCTCGAATTACGTGCGTGCAATGCAGATGAAACGTTATAATACACCCGGCTTGCACAACCCAGACAGAAATTTATTTCGTTCCTTGACGGGGATACACGTATACGCACACTTCCACGGAAAAAATGGCCATTCCCGAGGATAATTCGCGTGCACGTACACGCGTGACTGTCGTTCGAATTAAGGATAGAACCCAATTCGCGTGAACGGTTTTTATAGTGCGAATGTCGGAAGATAGCAAGAATCACTGTATGCTCGGTGAAAAGACCGCTTTCAAAATCTAGGTCACTGATACACCTTTTCTACGAAAGGCAAGGAAGGTAAAGAAaataaaagcattagtactacaCTGGAGATCGTATCTCATTATATATTCAACTGCATCTTTACAACACTTAACATGTAGGAAAAAATgcaacaattttatttttttaggtGTATACATTTATTCGCATTGGTATTCGTACACCAGAAGATACTATTcgtacgtatatacatatattgctTTAGGATCCTTAATATTGAACAGCTCAAGGTACATTGAAATTGCGATTTCAAAGTCATGTCGTTGAAATTCTGTCATTTATAGAAGGGTACTTTTGTCAAGAGACCTTCGCCTGTTTTGACTGCGGAGACTCACGTGTTACAGAAAAAGAGACGCGGTACAATGACGAATCAGGGTTTCATTGTCCATGCAACCCGTTGCTCATTGTAATGACTCGAATCTGCATTAATGAATAAATGAAACATAAACGACGCTGTGAACAATTATACAATTTTATTGTGTCCTTTAAAGCAGGCAGGACATAATAAGTTTCCTTTTATCGTTTATGGCGCTCAAGGATCAGTGCACGTGCGGTGGAAATACGAGTGTGTCCTATTACAGTATTCAGTCATAGTACAATATAAACGACACCTCATTACACGAGGTTATTCTTTTTTATTGAAAAAAGTGGAATTAATATTTTCCGGATTTTTCACAGGGAATAAAAAAGTATAGAAATTGTAATACAGTTAAGCTTTCTTTAAATTTAACATCAGTTATACTTTTGAAACAGATGCGCCATCCAGTGGTGTCTGTCGTTATTTCGAATATACCGGCAGAGATTTTAGTTATCGACTAGAAAAGAGCGATTCTTAACGGTCATTATTTGTAAATTGAAACAGTAGCTTTATATATTTGTTTATATATAAGtaaaattaatgtaaaataattcgacaatccaaacaataatttcacACAGTCCTGCAATCCAGAATATGTGAAATTACTGTTTTGGTTTATGTGTGTTTACATTaagttatatgtatatttttaaaCTTCGGTAAAGGTTAGAATTTTGAATATCGATTTGAATTTGGCGACGTCCACTTTAGTCGCAGACATGGTGATCACAATAATCGAACAGATCCTGTATATAGAAATGTATTGAAGCAACAAAAAGTGGTACCTGTGCGGTAGTATTTGTACGCTTTCATATTTGCATATTTAGTAATCGTCTAGTCGAGCAAAAAGCCACTTCAATGACGATCATCGAAGGTCCATTCTGCTCAGGTTTACCCAATGCGAATTTCAGTGAAAGTATACACAGACAATAATTTCgtaatttttattcttttagACAGCTCCGACTCAGAATGACGGTTTCACTTGGATCAGCCACCTCCAAGAGTCTCGCTCGCTATCTGTTGACACGAAATTCTCTGGCGAACGTGATGGTAAGGTCTTTGTTTTTTTACCATCCTTGTGTCCCACAGTCTTTTTCTACCTCAAAAAACAAGGAAATCTATGGACAATTAAAACAACTTAACTTGAGTATAGAAATCATAAACTCGAACTTAAACATTTTCTTCTGTATTTTTTAAGTTTGACTATTACAGACTTAAAcatttttatacaatttttttCAAATCAAAGTTACTGTTTGCGCTAATTTAAATGTTACATGGTATTTTAATTGACGCGTATCGTTTAGTGATTATAGATGGAGAATTTAAAGGTGTGGAACCTGTCCAGCCCAATAAgatgtatgtatatacatacattGGATAACAAACTGACTGATTTTTATCAAGAACATTATTAGTATATATTCAAAGTATGATAATAGAAATGGGAACAATATAACGGCAATTAACGCCACGAGTGGGTATTTGTTTTGGAGGCACGAGATTTCTTAGAATAATAATTGCATAAACTAGACGCTAATGATTCTCTCAATGTTTCCTTCCTTCGTTCTTTAATACCACGAGGATTCGTTAAATGATGAATATCGTTAGTAACCGATTAGGGTTTTGCGCAGATCGATTGTCAAGATCTCACGAATTATTCAGACTCGGTCACTTTCACTTGTATAGTAGTTGTTGCTCTGGAAAGTTGGGGCTGGTTCCGTGGAACAGCCTGTAGTTTTGCTAGGTCGCCGAGAGAAAGACTTCCTATATTCAAGTTCAATGGTGGAATGTAACTTTCCATTTCATCAAGATTTTTAGTTAATCATGGTATTAAATTATCGAGGAGCTTGGatttggttttttttttaccaaACTCCACATCATATCATTAAAAAGAAGTGTTAAATGCAATTGTATTcacaatattatcatgtttttgGAAAAAAATTACGGAACTTATCGCGTTTGTTTGGTACTTGCATACTATCGTCCTCACCGTTCTCCGATTTGTTATTCATCACTAGTAAATGTGATTACACTGGATGTTTCATTttttaatacgatgtataattaCCGCGATCAGTTTGCGTCAAATGCAGATAAGTTGAAATTTGTCTCTAAATTTAGACAGGATATTGGTACCAAGAAGAAcgaaagaaatattgtttgtttCAGTTTTCATACCGCAATAAGACATGCCAAGGACGTTTGGATTAAGTACCATTCAATTCTGGATTTTTTTAACTTCGACCTATTTACTCGACCAGTTCCACTCGTTACCTGAACCGCCAACTCTGCTTCGCTGATATCGACCGGATCTCCTTGATGTCAAATTCAGCTACCCTGATTTCCATCACGTGCTCCATCGCCACCGCCGTATCTCCATAGACACCGAGAATAATTGACGAAAAACACATTTGCCCATCAATATTCCGTCCAAGGGAACACTCTCTCCTTCGCGCGACTCTCGCCGTTGCAGCCGCTCTAACCGAAGGAAATTCGCCGATGATACACCGCTTCTGTTTTATTATATCGAGGCGCCGGTGTGCCAGTGCGCAAATTACACGAATAACGAGCAGCAATGAAACCAAGTGACGCCACAGAGCTGTGAACGAACGTCCTTGTAAATTTCAGTCGCATATAGACCGTACATACGAATATAGATCTAGTGAAAATGGAAATTAAGCAACTTGTTTCTTGTTTTTACGGAAATCCGTAATCGATTCGACGATGAAACATGGTATTGCTATTAATTTTTCGTTTTCAAGTTTTTATATTATTGTATAAAAATTTGATGATTGACTTGTAATCGTTATGTATGtaaccttttttttctttaatctcGTGGCGCACGCAGATGAAGTAAGTCTAAATATACATAGCTATGTAACTGATATGAGTGATTACTAAAACGTATCTTTTTAATGATTGCACGCAGCTGTTTTTCGCAATTTCTTTAACTTTTTAACCCCGTTGGATAACGAGAATAACGAGGCAAAAGATCCATGCAAACAGAGGTGGAACAAATTCATAAGTTTGCTTGTAAAGGGTGATACGACTAATCGATAAGACGTTTCGCTTGTATACATTGATCGCAAACATGATGGTTCTTACAATAATGACATGGTTCGAGTACATTAATGAAAAGGTAGGAACTTGTAAGGTAAACTGGTTAATATCGAACAATGTCGCAAAACGGTGTAGTATAGAGGGTTGGTCATTCAAGGTCCCGCATTTTTTAAtcgatgatatctgcaaataaAATAGTACGTACTAGAACTATTCGGTGCAAGACACACTTTCGCGGAAAAATGATTAaactttaaagaaaaaaatcaaaCAAATATTCAATAAATGTTCCTTATATAAATCTGTTATTACtgtaataataaattataactTACGTGTACATGTACATACTTTACATTATTATAATTACTTTAACTTTTACTAGATTACTACTAAAAAACTTTCAAAAAGCGCAATTTAGATGGctacaaaaacaaaaaaaaacaatgACATGCAGAAGGTTGAGTAGACAGCTTATCGATACAGTTGCAATTACCACATTAGTATTAATCTCATCGCCGTTCCTCGCCTGATGTGCGCAGACGGCTGCTAAAGATCGTCGAGAGGGTAAAGGCATACCCGGAGCCGCCGTTTCATTCAGTACGCCGACGACCGTAGTGCCGGTGAGTCgagtttatatcttgtgttcGCAGACGACTTTCGCACAGGTACGCACTTTCGTGCACCTTCGTGCCACGCTCTTTCCCCGTTCCATCCGTGCTCCTTCTGCTTTCGTCCGAGAAACGCGAGTGTGTCTCCGCAACAGGAACAGAGGAAGCGTAGGGTCACCTTGATCGATCAGGAAGCTCGATTTTTCCCGAGATCTAcgcaataaaaaataaaaatttctgcGTAAGttgataattattattttctaattttatatctacgACTTTGTTTAATTGGTGAAATGTTGCAAGGAGCTTTTGCGTTGCAACGCAGTCTATAAGCGACGTATAAAGAAAACTTACAGCGGCTGTAAATTAAATTCGTGCATTAACAGCGCTCGATAACGCGCCGCCGACAGTTTTGAAAGTGGCCACACTATTTCACGATCCTTGAAAAACTGCTGTTCGCGAGACTTACGATTGTTCGAATTGTTGTCTCAATCGCGGACAAATCGTTTGCTCCTTCTCATTTCCTTCATTTATTTACTCGTGATAAGCTCTTGCGACATAAAATAGTAAAAAGTGAAAATATCGCGACTAAAATAAATAAGAATCGAAGAATTCTCTGCTTCACTTTATAAATCGTGCAATTAGCGAAATCCTCGCTCATGATCAAGTAAATAAGATCTCGCGTGCGCGTACACCGTCACGCTACTTTTTGTCGCGCACTTTATATTACCGGCTATTGCTTTTCATTGTTCCTCGTTCACTCTCAACTATGTTTCTCGGGCGCATGCAACGTGACACAGAAATTGAATTATGTCCTTTAATTGAATTGCCAATAATAACTCTACGAACTGCCCTTCCCTCGAAGGAAATTAATAAAACGTCATGCATTCAATATTTTTCTTCATAGAGCCCTCGCATTGGCACTGGATCAAGTAAACAGAAGTGATATACTAATTACAGAAAATCGGTTGATATAAAAAAATTAGTAACAACTGCATCCAGTTGCGAATATTAAATCATTGACAATTAAAATGTTCGGCAAGATAATTCATATAATTAAGAAAAAATTAGTAAAGGTTTATGATTACAACTGATCTTCAAATAGTCATACGTTTATAGCTAAATATTCATTTACGTTAGTCGATAATAAGCAAGAAGTGACCGTGAAGTCACTTACTAGCAATTTGTTAATACAATTATCATTACACGCGTCATAATATCTCACATCACGTTCTTGAATTTACGTACTATGTTGTTTTTCCTGTGTCTAAAATTAAATAACTTGCTgttaataatttattattaactGTTAAATAAGTAACGTTCAATGTTCCTCCTTAATTCGTGAATAGGAACATCTTTTTCGTTTGGCTGACCAAAAGTGACCGAAAGATGACAATCATCCTAAGAGTTGAAATCCGTGGCTGAAAATCGAAAGTGAATTTCGCGTCTCCATTAGAAAGCGAATCGTTGTTGAATATTCGTGGTTCGTTATGATGCCAACAAACCAGGAAAACCAACTTTATTGAAAAATATTAAGGGGTTGTGAAACGATGTGACTTTCGTTGGCGAGGATCAAGGGTTTGAGACATGTCTTATGGTAGATCCTTGCACAGTTTTCGTTGTCTCGAGACGGCTTCTTTCCTACACGGGCAAGAAGAAAGTGATACCAAATTTGGAGAAAGCGTACACTAGTTTCTATACCTACGTAATCGTCTTATACTCTCATTCGAGCGATTAACTAACAAGtcatataaatctgcaaacattTTTAAATCTTCTGTTGCatgtttatttaattatttattttattattaattatttttttttttttttttttactaactGTACGTTGTTTCGAAAGAAAAATACGTAGATTCGGTATATCAGCAATAACGTTCTACTTGTAGAACAAAGTTGAAAGCTGATGAAAGAAGTTTTAGTGTCTTATCTCACGACCATAATTATATTTTTCAGATTAATTGTGCACGAGATCAACGATAGCGGTTCAGCCTCCAGCTATAAATAGCAACGTCCAAAAAATTTCTTCCACAAGATTCGAATAGACAAACCGCCTGCGTTACTGTGAGCTATGATATTTTGATCGATCGACGTCCTCGCATATAGCTGCTTATCACGACATTAACGCTTTACCTATCAAAATAGAGGTGTTCGAGAGCTTCTAGGAAAAGAACGCGGCAATCATGTCGTTTCTCAGGTCCACGGGGGATTTGATCGGTTTCCTGCTCCTCAGCATACTGTTAATATTCGAGAGCATTATCAAATCGTTCATCCCGGCGAAGTACAAGATGAAGAGCATCACTGGTGAGATCGCCTTAGTGACTGGCGGTGGCGGAGGCCTCGGGAGGCTGATCGCCCTCAGACTAGCCAAGCTTGGCGCCATCGTTGTCATCTGGGATATTAATAAGGAGGGTAAGTACAAATCTTATATTCACTCATCTCATGTTCACATTTTTTCATTTCTCTAATGCAATCCTAATCGTCGCTTAAATAAATATTCATTTCATATTATAGATATGCATATCACTTAACAATCTACATATGTTACGATTATGGACATATGTAATTGCTAAATTATAGAGATTACTTATATACTTAGCATTTATTATACTAGAGTAAATTTATGTTTATCTTTATGGAAGCTGGAATACATCGAATTTTCCCGACATTGCGTAAGGGTCAGTTTTTATGGTTCAAGGAATTACGATGCAtaataacataaaacatagacagAGACATAAAACGGGAAACTCTACCAGTGctatattataaat comes from the Xylocopa sonorina isolate GNS202 chromosome 1, iyXylSono1_principal, whole genome shotgun sequence genome and includes:
- the LOC143433348 gene encoding estradiol 17-beta-dehydrogenase 11, yielding MELPEWAIIIYDLLLFTGMALIYISEAVILTLIPRRYRAKSIKGEIALITGGAGGIGRLIAIKLAKLGAHVVIWDINKVGLEDTVQEIRRDGGKCWGYYCDITNREEVYKMTKTVQIEVGSVTLLINNAGYVCGKTLWELPDHEIERTYKVNVLSHYWITKAFMKDMMKNNHGHIVTVASVAGLLGTYKCTDYSGTKFAAIGYHESLFTELKAHGYDGIQTTLVCPYFINTGMFYGVEPRLMPMLEPEYVAQQVVSGILVNEVFVVLPGAVRYLLPLKCLLPAKLCWALMYHILRGPQSMMMFKGKEEKQLLKNNNNVTIMSKEICVP